In Pueribacillus theae, a genomic segment contains:
- a CDS encoding dihydrolipoamide acetyltransferase family protein, translating to MKTKKVIMPQLGESVTEGTINNWFVKEGETVKKYDPLAEVLTDKVTAEIPALFSGKITQIIANEGETIPVGELICYIEVEDFEADGPNLKDARSMKEEDKSQPATQEPMLNIENKRRYSPAVLTLAQEHGIDLNKLNGTGKGGRITRKDVQKVIGSGKQIIEKPDEAAIPEKERVVEIQPAAGDIEIPLTGIRKTIAANTVRSVQEIPHGWMMVEADVTDLVAYRDSIKEDFKRKEGFNLTYFAFFVKAVVESLKQFPELNATWGKDKIIQKKDINISIAVASGNVLFTPVIKHADEKSIKGIAKEIVELATKARNGKLTREDVEGGTFTVNNTGVFGSVQSMGIINHPQAAILQVESIVKRPVVMDNGMMGPRDIINLCLSLDHRVLDGLVCGRFLAAVKEKVEAMNASNISLY from the coding sequence GTGAAAACCAAAAAGGTGATCATGCCCCAGCTAGGTGAGAGTGTTACAGAAGGTACGATTAATAATTGGTTTGTAAAAGAAGGGGAAACCGTAAAGAAATACGATCCCCTCGCTGAAGTGCTAACTGATAAAGTCACTGCCGAAATACCGGCTTTATTTTCTGGAAAGATAACGCAAATTATTGCAAATGAGGGTGAGACCATCCCTGTCGGCGAATTAATTTGTTACATAGAAGTAGAAGATTTTGAAGCGGATGGTCCGAATTTGAAGGATGCGAGAAGTATGAAGGAAGAAGATAAATCTCAACCTGCCACACAAGAACCTATGTTAAACATTGAAAACAAACGCCGTTATTCTCCTGCTGTTTTAACATTAGCGCAAGAGCACGGAATCGATCTTAATAAGCTAAATGGAACCGGGAAAGGCGGCAGGATTACGAGAAAAGATGTTCAAAAGGTGATTGGCAGCGGAAAGCAAATCATTGAAAAGCCTGATGAAGCTGCCATACCTGAAAAGGAGAGGGTTGTTGAAATACAACCCGCAGCTGGCGATATTGAAATCCCACTAACCGGCATCCGTAAAACGATTGCCGCCAACACGGTTAGGAGCGTGCAGGAAATACCGCACGGCTGGATGATGGTTGAAGCAGACGTTACTGATCTTGTCGCTTACCGTGACAGCATCAAAGAGGATTTTAAGCGAAAAGAAGGTTTCAATTTAACATATTTCGCTTTCTTTGTTAAAGCGGTTGTTGAAAGTTTAAAGCAATTTCCAGAACTTAATGCGACATGGGGAAAAGATAAAATTATTCAGAAAAAAGATATTAATATTTCCATCGCTGTAGCGTCTGGCAATGTTCTCTTTACGCCTGTCATTAAGCATGCGGATGAAAAAAGCATTAAAGGGATTGCAAAAGAAATTGTTGAACTTGCAACGAAAGCACGAAACGGTAAATTAACGAGGGAAGATGTGGAAGGCGGTACGTTTACAGTAAACAACACTGGTGTGTTTGGTTCCGTTCAATCCATGGGTATCATTAACCACCCGCAAGCTGCAATATTGCAAGTCGAATCGATCGTTAAGCGTCCGGTTGTCATGGACAATGGCATGATGGGCCCTAGAGATATCATTAATCTTTGCTTATCTCTCGATCACCGTGTGTTGGATGGGCTTGTCTGTGGGCGCTTCCTTGCAGCAGTTAAAGAAAAAGTAGAAGCGATGAATGCTTCGAATATTTCACTTTATTAA
- a CDS encoding alpha-ketoacid dehydrogenase subunit beta: MPVISYIEAVTQALDEEMEQDKKVFVLGEDVGVKGGVFRATDGLYKKYGKERVIDTPLAESAIVGVGVGAAMYGMRPVAEIQFVDFILPAVNQIVSEAAKVRYRSNNDWSCPITIRAPYGGGVNGALYHSQSIEALFANVPGLKVVMPSTPYDVKGLLKSAIRDEDPVLFFEHKRAYRLIKGEVPEEEYTLPIGKADVKREGEDVTVITYGLAVHFALQAAENLKKEGISVHLLDLRTVYPLDKEAIIQAASKTGKILLITEANKEGSIMSEVSAIIAENCLFDLDAPVQRLAGPDVPAMPYAAPLEKFFMINPIKIENALRQLAEF, from the coding sequence ATGCCTGTCATATCATACATTGAAGCAGTGACACAAGCACTGGACGAAGAAATGGAACAGGATAAAAAGGTTTTTGTTTTAGGCGAAGACGTCGGTGTAAAAGGCGGCGTTTTTCGTGCGACAGATGGCCTTTACAAAAAATATGGAAAAGAAAGAGTGATTGACACGCCTTTGGCAGAATCAGCGATTGTGGGCGTCGGTGTAGGCGCAGCAATGTACGGTATGCGGCCCGTCGCTGAAATCCAGTTTGTCGATTTTATTCTGCCTGCGGTTAATCAAATTGTTTCAGAGGCAGCAAAAGTTAGATACCGTTCGAACAATGATTGGAGTTGTCCAATTACCATTCGTGCGCCGTATGGCGGCGGAGTGAACGGCGCATTATATCATTCCCAATCGATCGAGGCGCTATTTGCAAACGTTCCGGGTCTAAAAGTTGTCATGCCGTCAACACCGTATGACGTAAAAGGATTGCTGAAATCAGCAATCAGGGATGAGGATCCTGTTTTATTTTTTGAACATAAGCGGGCTTACCGCCTGATTAAAGGTGAAGTGCCTGAAGAAGAATACACATTACCAATTGGAAAAGCCGATGTAAAACGTGAAGGCGAGGATGTTACCGTTATTACATATGGGCTGGCCGTACATTTTGCTTTGCAGGCAGCGGAAAACTTGAAAAAAGAAGGGATTTCTGTTCATCTGCTTGATTTGCGCACGGTCTATCCGCTTGATAAAGAAGCAATTATTCAAGCAGCATCAAAAACAGGCAAGATTCTTTTAATTACTGAGGCGAATAAAGAAGGCAGTATCATGAGCGAAGTATCTGCCATTATTGCCGAAAATTGCTTGTTTGACTTGGATGCGCCGGTTCAGCGCCTTGCCGGTCCTGACGTACCCGCTATGCCCTATGCAGCACCGCTTGAAAAATTTTTTATGATAAACCCAATAAAGATAGAAAATGCCTTGCGTCAATTAGCAGAGTTTTAA
- a CDS encoding thiamine pyrophosphate-dependent dehydrogenase E1 component subunit alpha: MSNNYHESLGLTDQDVLNMYETMLLSRRIDERMWLLNRAGKIPFVVSCQGQEAAQVGAAFALDREKDYALPYYRDVGVALAFGMTAKELMLSAFAKGEDPNSGGRQMPGHFGQKRNRIVTGSSPVTTQVPHAVGIALAGKMEGKSFITFVSFGEGSSNQGDFHEGANFAGVHKLPVIFFCENNQYAISVPASKQLACEKVSDRAIGYGMPGFTVDGNDPLAVYEAVKRAAERARKGEGPTLIEAMTTRLTAHSSDDDHRIYRSEQELEEDRKNDPIIRFSDYLKQSNVLTDKLEKELEERIGHLIDEATEYAEKAPFAEPESALKHVYAE, translated from the coding sequence ATGTCCAATAATTACCATGAATCACTTGGCTTAACGGATCAAGATGTTTTGAACATGTATGAAACGATGCTTCTTTCAAGAAGAATTGATGAAAGAATGTGGCTGCTGAACCGTGCTGGGAAAATCCCTTTTGTCGTCTCTTGCCAGGGACAGGAAGCGGCACAGGTTGGCGCCGCATTTGCACTAGATCGGGAGAAGGACTATGCATTGCCATATTACCGGGATGTAGGCGTCGCTTTGGCGTTTGGAATGACTGCAAAAGAGCTTATGCTGTCTGCATTTGCCAAGGGAGAAGATCCGAATTCCGGCGGGAGGCAAATGCCTGGACATTTCGGACAAAAGCGGAACCGTATTGTCACCGGGTCATCTCCAGTAACAACACAAGTGCCGCATGCGGTTGGGATCGCGCTTGCTGGAAAAATGGAGGGCAAGTCTTTTATCACATTCGTGTCTTTTGGGGAAGGTTCTTCCAACCAGGGAGATTTCCATGAAGGCGCCAACTTTGCGGGCGTTCATAAGCTGCCGGTTATTTTCTTTTGTGAAAATAATCAATATGCCATTTCAGTTCCCGCCTCTAAACAGCTCGCTTGCGAGAAAGTTTCCGATCGTGCGATTGGCTATGGAATGCCGGGTTTTACTGTTGATGGAAATGATCCTTTAGCTGTTTATGAAGCAGTAAAACGTGCAGCCGAAAGGGCAAGGAAAGGCGAGGGGCCAACTTTAATAGAAGCAATGACAACCCGTTTAACAGCCCATTCCAGTGATGACGATCATCGAATCTATCGAAGTGAGCAAGAGTTAGAGGAAGATCGAAAGAATGATCCAATCATTCGATTTTCAGACTATTTGAAGCAATCGAATGTATTAACGGACAAGCTTGAAAAAGAATTAGAAGAGCGAATTGGACATCTTATCGATGAAGCAACAGAATACGCGGAAAAAGCGCCATTCGCTGAACCCGAATCAGCTTTAAAACATGTTTATGCGGAATAG
- the lpdA gene encoding dihydrolipoyl dehydrogenase, with protein MANDYDLVILGGGMGGYVAAIRAAQLNLKTAIVEKDKLGGTCLHRGCIPSKSLLKSAEVYKTVKNAMDFGISTNHATLDFSKVQTRKKTIVERLYKGIQSLMNKGKIDVYEGTGRLLGPSIFSPLAGAVSIEMNNGAENQILAPKNLIIATGSCPRQLKEIPYDNQHILSSDDALELESLPASITIIGGGAIGIEWASMLTDFGVKVTILEYAEQLLPTEDKEISNEISLQLKKRDVQIVTDANILSYSIEENDSVKIQVTCNGEQKEYVSEKVLVCVGREAVINDIGLENTEIEIDAHYIKTNENYQTAESHIYAVGDCIGGLQLAHVASKEGITAVEHIAGLKPDKVNYEDIPRCVYSSPEIASVGLTEKESKAKGYHIKTGKFPFHANGKALIHGEKNGFVKFVVDAETNDLLGVHMIGHQVTELISETGLAKVLDATPWEISQTVHPHPSLSEIIFESALSVDGLQLHSERGLQNVQ; from the coding sequence ATGGCTAACGATTATGATCTTGTCATCTTAGGAGGGGGAATGGGCGGCTATGTTGCAGCCATTCGCGCCGCCCAGTTGAATTTAAAAACAGCAATTGTTGAAAAAGATAAATTGGGAGGCACTTGCCTCCATCGCGGGTGCATTCCGAGCAAGTCCCTTTTAAAAAGCGCAGAAGTTTACAAAACTGTAAAAAACGCCATGGATTTCGGAATCTCGACTAATCATGCAACACTGGACTTTTCCAAAGTCCAAACGAGAAAAAAAACAATTGTCGAGAGGTTGTACAAAGGGATTCAATCCTTAATGAATAAAGGAAAAATAGACGTTTATGAAGGAACAGGAAGATTGTTGGGCCCTTCGATTTTTTCTCCGCTTGCTGGCGCTGTTTCAATCGAAATGAATAATGGGGCAGAGAATCAAATCCTTGCTCCGAAAAATCTTATCATTGCAACAGGCTCATGCCCCAGGCAGCTTAAGGAAATTCCTTATGACAATCAACATATTCTTTCGTCTGATGACGCGTTAGAACTTGAGTCGCTACCCGCATCAATTACAATTATTGGCGGAGGAGCCATCGGTATCGAATGGGCTTCGATGCTTACTGATTTTGGGGTGAAGGTTACCATTTTAGAGTACGCTGAACAACTATTGCCAACCGAGGATAAGGAAATAAGTAATGAAATTTCGCTTCAGTTGAAAAAAAGAGATGTGCAGATTGTTACAGATGCAAACATTTTATCGTATTCAATCGAAGAAAATGATAGCGTAAAGATTCAAGTCACTTGTAATGGGGAACAAAAAGAATATGTTTCCGAAAAGGTGCTCGTTTGCGTTGGACGGGAAGCAGTCATTAATGATATTGGGTTAGAAAATACGGAAATCGAAATTGATGCTCATTACATAAAAACAAACGAAAATTATCAGACGGCGGAATCGCATATTTATGCGGTTGGAGATTGCATTGGCGGCCTTCAATTAGCGCACGTCGCTTCAAAAGAAGGGATCACAGCTGTCGAACATATAGCAGGTCTTAAACCTGACAAGGTGAACTACGAAGACATTCCAAGATGCGTTTATTCGAGCCCGGAAATTGCCAGTGTCGGGCTGACTGAAAAAGAATCAAAAGCAAAAGGTTACCATATAAAGACCGGGAAGTTCCCATTCCACGCAAATGGGAAAGCGCTCATTCACGGTGAAAAGAATGGTTTTGTCAAATTCGTTGTCGATGCGGAGACAAACGACTTGCTTGGTGTCCATATGATTGGCCATCAAGTAACCGAGCTAATCTCGGAAACGGGGTTGGCAAAGGTTCTTGATGCAACACCTTGGGAAATTTCACAAACGGTTCATCCGCATCCGTCATTGTCTGAGATCATTTTTGAATCGGCTTTATCTGTTGATGGATTACAGCTGCATAGTGAAAGGGGGCTACAAAATGTCCAATAA
- a CDS encoding Leu/Phe/Val dehydrogenase has protein sequence MAIFDQMKNDDYEQIVFCQDKNSGLKAIIAIHDTTLGPALGGTRMWEYDSEEQALEDALRLAKGMTYKNAAAGLNYGGGKTVIIGNPNKDKSEEMFRAFGRFVQSLNGRYITAEDVGTTVEDMDIIHEETDFVTGISPAFGSSGNPAPVTAYGVYKGMKAAAEEAFGTDCLKGKTIAVQGVGNVAYHLCNYLHEEGAELIVTDIKKSSVERAVRDFNAKAVDTDEIYSVQCDIFSPCALGSVVNDKTISQFKAKVIAGSANNQLKESRHGDIIHEMGIIYAPDYVINAGGVINVADELIGYNRERAMKKVESIYDNIKKVIDISKRDQIPTYRAADRLAEERIEKIKNSRTQFLLREKHILRRKNL, from the coding sequence ATGGCTATTTTTGATCAGATGAAAAATGATGATTATGAACAAATCGTGTTTTGCCAAGATAAAAATTCTGGTTTAAAAGCAATTATTGCGATTCATGATACGACACTTGGCCCTGCACTTGGCGGAACGAGGATGTGGGAGTATGATTCGGAAGAGCAAGCTTTGGAGGATGCCTTAAGGCTTGCGAAAGGAATGACATATAAAAACGCGGCGGCAGGCCTTAATTATGGCGGCGGAAAAACGGTGATTATCGGAAATCCAAACAAGGATAAGAGTGAAGAAATGTTTCGAGCCTTTGGCCGTTTTGTACAAAGTTTGAATGGACGATACATCACGGCGGAAGATGTCGGCACGACGGTAGAAGACATGGACATCATTCACGAAGAGACTGACTTTGTTACAGGGATTTCACCTGCATTCGGTTCATCAGGCAATCCTGCTCCGGTTACGGCTTACGGCGTCTATAAAGGAATGAAAGCAGCCGCTGAGGAAGCATTCGGGACAGATTGTCTGAAAGGGAAAACAATTGCCGTACAAGGAGTTGGAAATGTCGCCTATCATTTATGCAACTATTTGCATGAAGAGGGCGCTGAACTAATCGTGACAGATATAAAAAAATCGTCGGTTGAACGGGCGGTTCGGGATTTTAACGCAAAAGCGGTCGATACGGACGAAATTTATTCGGTTCAATGTGATATTTTCTCTCCATGTGCGCTTGGCTCTGTTGTAAATGACAAGACAATTTCCCAATTTAAAGCGAAAGTGATTGCCGGATCTGCAAACAATCAGCTAAAAGAATCACGCCATGGCGATATCATTCATGAAATGGGGATCATCTACGCCCCGGACTATGTAATCAATGCCGGCGGGGTAATTAATGTCGCAGATGAATTGATCGGTTATAATAGGGAACGTGCGATGAAAAAAGTTGAATCAATTTATGATAATATAAAAAAGGTGATTGACATCTCAAAACGGGATCAGATTCCGACCTATCGAGCTGCTGATCGATTGGCAGAGGAACGAATCGAAAAAATAAAAAATTCCCGTACGCAATTTTTGTTAAGGGAGAAGCATATATTAAGACGTAAAAACTTATAA
- a CDS encoding DUF2627 domain-containing protein, which produces MQRLLALLIVVSPVLLGVYGIKQMRDTLFGILNSPYPVLWLQFLIGFLAFIVGLFFIGSFIFYRDRKRNKLQPRFSKNDNK; this is translated from the coding sequence ATGCAAAGGCTTTTGGCTTTATTAATTGTTGTTTCTCCTGTTTTGCTTGGTGTCTATGGAATTAAACAAATGAGAGATACGTTGTTTGGAATATTAAATTCACCTTATCCAGTTCTTTGGCTGCAATTTTTAATTGGTTTCCTTGCCTTCATCGTTGGGCTTTTTTTCATTGGAAGTTTTATTTTTTATCGAGATCGAAAAAGAAACAAGCTTCAACCCCGCTTCTCAAAAAACGATAATAAATAA
- the spo0A gene encoding sporulation transcription factor Spo0A, translating into MLKTKVGIADDNREVVHLINEYLGAQDDMEVVGTAHNGLECIQMINEKRPDVLLLDIIMPHMDGLAVLEEIRKGSAHPNVIMLTAFGQEDVTKKSVELGAAYFILKPFDMENLVNTIRQINGKKPEFIQSSAPVQLQKESKVKNLDASITNIIHEIGVPAHIKGYMYLREAISMVYHDIDLLGSITKVLYPDIAKKYKTTSSRVERAIRHAIEVAWSRGNIDSISSLFGYTVSMSKAKPTNSEFIAMVADKLRIEHNIPSVISNSK; encoded by the coding sequence TTGTTAAAAACAAAAGTAGGTATCGCAGATGATAATCGGGAAGTCGTTCATCTTATAAACGAATACTTAGGTGCCCAAGATGACATGGAAGTAGTTGGAACCGCTCATAATGGCCTTGAGTGTATCCAAATGATTAACGAGAAGAGGCCCGACGTGCTATTGCTTGATATTATTATGCCTCATATGGATGGGTTAGCTGTTCTTGAAGAAATACGTAAAGGTAGCGCACACCCAAATGTCATTATGTTAACCGCTTTTGGCCAAGAAGATGTAACAAAAAAATCAGTTGAACTCGGTGCAGCATACTTTATTTTAAAACCTTTTGATATGGAAAATTTAGTAAACACAATTCGCCAAATAAACGGGAAGAAACCTGAATTTATTCAAAGTTCTGCACCTGTCCAGCTGCAAAAAGAATCAAAAGTGAAAAATCTTGATGCAAGTATAACAAATATTATTCATGAAATAGGCGTTCCTGCGCATATCAAGGGATATATGTATTTAAGAGAAGCCATTTCGATGGTTTATCATGATATTGATTTGTTAGGGTCTATTACAAAAGTTCTTTATCCCGATATCGCAAAAAAATATAAAACAACTTCCAGCCGTGTTGAGCGGGCGATTCGCCACGCGATAGAAGTTGCCTGGAGCCGGGGGAATATTGACTCAATCTCTTCATTATTTGGCTACACCGTCTCAATGTCCAAAGCAAAGCCGACAAATTCTGAGTTCATCGCCATGGTCGCGGACAAATTAAGAATCGAACATAATATTCCTTCTGTCATTTCGAATAGCAAGTGA
- the spoIVB gene encoding SpoIVB peptidase: MKIDNIRKMIGLVLLCFLISIGFLKPVQQYLNVPNEIHLFENDEVVITDIPAQSSVSKNNEAIFSFKDSTEDSLTLEGDDAGSDSITVSAGNFPVKKVDVNVLPDFRVIPGGQSVGVKLNTYGVLVVGHHLINTKQGETSPGENAGIKVGDVITEINGEEVKHMADLAPYIEKAGKTGEELNFTVLRDNKKFEKTVKPVKDSNEKSYRIGLYIRDSAAGVGTLTFYHPESSKYGALGHVISDMDTKKPIIVNNGQILSSSVNSIEKSSNGHPGEKLAQFTNEKPLGTITTNSPFGIFGKLNHSLKNNIYDKPIPIALSSEVKEGPAKILTVLEGDKVEAFDIEIISSVEQKFPATKGMVVKMTDPRLVEKTGGIVQGMSGSPIIQNDKLVGAVTHVFVNDSTSGYGVHIEWMLKEAGIDIYKKESKEKRVAS, from the coding sequence TTGAAAATAGATAACATAAGAAAGATGATCGGTTTAGTTCTCCTTTGTTTCTTGATTAGTATCGGGTTTCTAAAACCGGTTCAACAATATTTAAACGTACCGAACGAAATTCATTTATTTGAGAATGACGAAGTTGTGATCACGGATATACCTGCTCAATCAAGCGTTTCTAAAAACAACGAAGCGATTTTTTCGTTTAAAGATTCTACAGAAGATTCTTTAACCTTGGAAGGCGACGATGCAGGGAGTGATTCCATAACAGTCAGCGCAGGAAACTTTCCCGTAAAAAAAGTCGATGTAAACGTACTTCCTGATTTTCGTGTGATACCCGGCGGACAATCGGTCGGGGTTAAATTAAACACATATGGGGTGTTGGTGGTAGGCCACCATCTTATTAATACGAAGCAAGGAGAAACATCGCCAGGCGAAAATGCTGGCATTAAAGTGGGAGATGTCATAACAGAAATTAATGGCGAAGAAGTGAAGCATATGGCTGATCTCGCCCCTTATATTGAAAAAGCCGGCAAAACTGGAGAAGAGCTGAACTTTACAGTTTTGCGTGACAATAAAAAATTTGAAAAAACGGTAAAGCCTGTAAAAGACAGCAATGAGAAATCGTACCGGATCGGATTATATATTCGTGACTCAGCCGCCGGAGTTGGCACATTAACATTTTACCACCCGGAATCGAGTAAATACGGAGCGCTTGGCCATGTCATTTCAGATATGGACACAAAGAAACCCATTATTGTAAATAATGGCCAAATTCTTAGTTCATCTGTCAATTCAATTGAAAAAAGCAGCAATGGCCATCCAGGGGAAAAGTTGGCTCAATTTACAAACGAAAAGCCACTTGGAACAATTACGACAAACAGCCCTTTCGGTATTTTTGGCAAATTAAATCACTCACTAAAAAACAATATTTACGATAAACCCATACCAATTGCGTTATCAAGCGAAGTGAAAGAAGGCCCAGCGAAAATTTTGACTGTCCTTGAGGGGGACAAAGTGGAAGCTTTTGATATTGAAATCATAAGCTCTGTAGAACAAAAATTCCCCGCAACCAAGGGAATGGTTGTAAAAATGACAGATCCTAGGCTCGTTGAAAAAACCGGGGGAATTGTCCAAGGAATGAGCGGAAGCCCAATCATTCAGAACGATAAATTGGTCGGTGCTGTCACACACGTATTCGTGAACGATTCAACAAGTGGATACGGAGTTCATATTGAATGGATGCTAAAAGAAGCTGGAATCGATATTTATAAGAAGGAAAGCAAAGAAAAGCGGGTGGCGAGCTAA
- the recN gene encoding DNA repair protein RecN — MLAELSIKNFAIIEALSLSFEKGLTVLTGETGAGKSIIIDAIQLLSGGRGSSEYVRFGENKAEIEGLFFVDGQHKAIKKLEELGIESSEGMIVLQRNISHTGKSVCRINNKLVTLGILREIGGTLIDIHGQHEHQDLMQSENHVTLLDEYGKTLIYPALQEYRKLYNKFNQLNKQRKHLSENEQKIAHRLDLIQYQLKEITEANLMNNEDEQLSEEKAKLSNFEKLFESIGSAYEALSQDNKGLDWVGHAMAFLDGVSELDGELQNIHEAITNSFYVLEDATSQLRDKLDHLEYNPSRLDEIEERLNEINMLKRKYGDSIESILEYAAGIEEEIETLSNREKHISELEKELKDTAAALQLEGKNLRAIRKKVADSLVEHIHAELKSLYMDKTTFAVQFTPLETNQANVNFSKNGIDQIEFFISTNPGEPLKPLTKTASGGELSRIMLALKTIFSNQQGITSIIFDEVDTGVSGRVAQAMAEKIQQLSITSQVFCITHLPQVAAIADSHLYISKEITNDNRTVTHVTKLSENEKVKEVARMISGVEMTKLTKQHAKELIKLASKNKSSS; from the coding sequence ATGCTTGCTGAATTATCGATAAAAAATTTTGCAATTATTGAGGCGCTCTCACTGTCTTTTGAAAAAGGCCTAACTGTGTTAACTGGGGAAACAGGAGCAGGTAAGTCTATCATAATCGATGCCATTCAATTGCTTTCAGGCGGAAGGGGTTCTTCCGAATACGTTCGCTTCGGTGAAAATAAAGCAGAAATTGAAGGCTTATTTTTTGTTGATGGGCAGCATAAGGCGATCAAAAAGCTTGAAGAACTCGGAATTGAATCGTCAGAAGGCATGATCGTTCTCCAAAGAAATATTTCACACACCGGAAAAAGCGTTTGCCGGATTAATAACAAACTCGTTACACTTGGTATTTTGCGTGAAATTGGTGGGACGCTAATTGATATTCACGGCCAACACGAGCATCAAGATTTAATGCAATCAGAAAACCATGTTACGCTTCTTGATGAATATGGGAAAACGCTTATTTATCCTGCACTCCAAGAATATAGAAAACTTTATAATAAATTCAATCAACTGAATAAGCAACGAAAACATTTATCAGAAAACGAGCAGAAAATTGCCCACCGTCTCGATTTGATTCAATATCAGCTAAAAGAGATTACAGAAGCAAATCTCATGAACAATGAAGATGAACAGCTATCTGAAGAAAAAGCAAAATTGTCTAATTTTGAAAAGCTATTCGAGTCCATAGGAAGCGCCTATGAAGCCTTGTCTCAAGACAATAAAGGACTTGATTGGGTGGGACATGCGATGGCGTTTCTTGACGGCGTTTCAGAGCTTGACGGGGAACTCCAAAATATACATGAAGCCATAACAAACAGTTTTTATGTTTTGGAAGACGCAACTTCCCAGTTGAGAGATAAACTTGACCATCTTGAATACAATCCTTCAAGGCTTGATGAGATTGAGGAACGCTTAAATGAAATTAATATGCTAAAAAGAAAATATGGTGACTCCATTGAAAGCATTCTTGAATACGCCGCAGGCATTGAAGAGGAGATTGAAACACTCTCCAACCGTGAAAAACATATTAGTGAATTAGAGAAAGAACTAAAAGATACAGCAGCCGCACTCCAATTAGAAGGAAAAAACCTCCGTGCGATTCGAAAAAAAGTTGCAGATTCACTCGTTGAACATATTCATGCAGAATTGAAATCACTTTATATGGATAAAACAACCTTTGCCGTTCAGTTTACCCCTTTAGAAACAAATCAAGCCAATGTAAATTTTTCAAAAAACGGCATTGATCAAATTGAATTTTTTATTTCGACAAACCCAGGCGAACCCTTAAAGCCCTTAACAAAAACGGCCTCTGGAGGGGAACTTTCAAGAATCATGCTAGCCCTAAAAACGATATTTTCCAACCAGCAAGGAATCACATCCATTATTTTTGACGAAGTTGACACAGGAGTTAGCGGTCGTGTTGCTCAAGCCATGGCAGAGAAAATTCAACAACTATCCATCACTTCGCAAGTTTTTTGCATCACCCATTTACCACAAGTTGCCGCAATTGCAGATAGCCATCTCTATATTTCAAAAGAAATCACAAATGACAATCGGACCGTCACACATGTTACGAAATTGTCTGAAAATGAAAAAGTAAAAGAAGTGGCAAGAATGATCTCTGGAGTAGAAATGACAAAATTAACGAAACAGCATGCAAAAGAATTAATTAAGCTTGCATCGAAAAATAAATCGTCATCTTGA
- the ahrC gene encoding transcriptional regulator AhrC/ArgR → MTKGQRHIKIREIITNREIETQDELVEALKAAGYNVTQATVSRDIKELHLVKVPMQDGRYKYSLPADNRFNPLQKLKRTLIDSFINIDYADNLVVLKTLPGNANAVAALIDNLDWEEIMGTISGDDTILIICRGKKQSQSITKRFLGML, encoded by the coding sequence GTGACGAAAGGCCAACGCCATATTAAAATCCGGGAAATTATTACAAATAGAGAAATAGAGACGCAAGATGAACTTGTCGAAGCTTTAAAAGCAGCAGGCTATAATGTAACCCAAGCAACCGTTTCGAGGGACATTAAAGAGTTGCATTTAGTTAAAGTCCCTATGCAGGATGGCAGATACAAATACAGTTTGCCTGCTGACAATCGTTTTAATCCGCTGCAAAAATTAAAAAGGACGTTAATCGACAGCTTTATAAACATTGATTATGCGGACAATTTGGTTGTATTGAAAACCCTCCCGGGAAACGCGAACGCCGTCGCTGCTTTAATTGACAATTTGGATTGGGAAGAAATCATGGGAACGATAAGCGGCGATGATACAATCTTAATCATTTGCCGGGGCAAAAAACAGAGCCAAAGCATTACGAAGCGGTTTTTAGGCATGCTTTGA